A genomic stretch from Algoriphagus halophilus includes:
- the rsfS gene encoding ribosome silencing factor, whose product MTAEELSKVIIKGMEEKKASDIILMDLRHIKNSVTDFFVICSGNSDTQLDAISDSIEEQVIKAGDKGPWRNEGKNSRNWILMDYVDVVAHIFLKDKREFYGLEDLWGDAKVTHIG is encoded by the coding sequence ATGACAGCAGAAGAGCTGAGCAAAGTAATCATTAAGGGAATGGAAGAAAAAAAAGCTTCTGACATTATCTTGATGGACCTTAGACATATAAAGAATTCCGTTACCGATTTTTTTGTGATTTGCTCCGGCAATTCAGACACACAATTGGATGCAATTTCTGATTCTATAGAGGAACAAGTCATCAAAGCTGGTGATAAAGGACCTTGGAGAAATGAAGGAAAAAATAGCAGAAATTGGATTTTAATGGATTATGTGGATGTAGTTGCCCACATTTTTCTTAAAGACAAACGGGAGTTTTACGGCCTCGAAGATTTGTGGGGAGATGCAAAAGTTACACACATAGGCTAA
- the ahcY gene encoding adenosylhomocysteinase, whose translation MSETKSEKYVKYKVKDISLAEWGRKEIKLAEAEMPGLMALREEFGASKPLKNARIAGCLHMTIQTAVLIETLVELGAEVTWSSCNIFSTQDHAAAAIAAAGISVYAWKGLTEEEFDWCIEQTLFFGEDRKPLNMILDDGGDLTNMVLDQYPELVAGIKGLSEETTTGVHRLYERMKNGTLPMPAINVNDSVTKSKFDNKYGCKESLVDAIRRATDVMMAGKVAVVAGYGDVGKGSAASLRGAGARVIVTEIDPICALQAAMDGYAVKKMVDAVKEADIIVTATGNKDILSEEHFKGMKDKAIVCNIGHFDNEIDMAWLNKNYGHTKNVIKPQVDLYDLDGKEIIVLAEGRLVNLGCATGHPSFVMSNSFTNQTLAQLELWQNSEDYKPGVYVLPKHLDEKVAALHLAKLGVELETLSQEQAEYIGVTVEGPFKPEYYRY comes from the coding sequence ATGTCAGAAACTAAATCTGAAAAATACGTAAAGTACAAGGTTAAAGATATTTCTTTAGCTGAGTGGGGAAGAAAAGAAATCAAATTAGCGGAAGCTGAAATGCCAGGATTGATGGCTCTTCGCGAAGAATTTGGAGCATCCAAGCCATTGAAAAATGCGAGAATTGCAGGATGTCTACACATGACAATTCAAACTGCAGTATTGATAGAGACCTTAGTGGAGTTAGGGGCAGAGGTTACTTGGTCTTCTTGTAATATTTTTTCTACACAGGATCATGCTGCTGCTGCTATTGCTGCTGCAGGGATTTCAGTTTATGCATGGAAAGGCTTAACCGAGGAAGAATTTGATTGGTGTATCGAGCAAACCTTGTTCTTTGGCGAAGATCGTAAGCCTCTAAATATGATTTTGGATGATGGAGGTGATTTGACCAATATGGTGTTGGATCAGTATCCTGAATTGGTTGCTGGAATCAAAGGTCTTTCTGAGGAGACTACTACTGGCGTTCATAGATTATATGAAAGAATGAAGAATGGAACGCTTCCTATGCCAGCGATCAACGTAAACGATTCTGTTACCAAGTCTAAGTTTGATAATAAATATGGTTGTAAAGAGTCTTTAGTTGATGCGATCAGAAGAGCAACCGATGTGATGATGGCAGGTAAAGTCGCTGTTGTTGCTGGATATGGTGATGTAGGTAAAGGTTCTGCGGCTTCTCTAAGAGGTGCTGGTGCAAGAGTAATTGTTACTGAAATTGATCCAATTTGTGCGCTTCAAGCTGCAATGGATGGTTATGCTGTCAAGAAAATGGTGGATGCTGTGAAAGAAGCAGACATCATTGTTACTGCTACTGGTAACAAAGACATTCTTTCTGAAGAGCATTTCAAAGGGATGAAGGATAAGGCAATTGTTTGTAACATCGGCCATTTTGACAATGAAATTGACATGGCTTGGTTGAATAAGAATTACGGTCATACTAAAAATGTCATCAAGCCTCAGGTCGATTTATATGATTTAGATGGTAAAGAAATCATTGTATTGGCGGAAGGTAGATTGGTGAATTTAGGTTGTGCCACAGGACACCCTTCCTTTGTGATGTCAAACTCCTTTACTAACCAGACTTTGGCACAACTTGAATTATGGCAAAATAGTGAAGACTATAAGCCTGGAGTATATGTGCTTCCAAAGCATTTGGATGAAAAAGTTGCAGCCTTGCACTTGGCAAAACTAGGAGTTGAACTTGAAACTCTTTCTCAAGAACAAGCTGAATATATCGGTGTGACGGTAGAAGGACCATTCAAGCCGGAATACTACAGATATTAA
- a CDS encoding SDR family oxidoreductase has protein sequence MNYLDGMLKEGALKGKNILITGGGTGLGKSMGEYFLELGANLVITSRKLEILQETANEMMSQKGGKVIPLACDVRDIEQVEAMWTAALVELGQIDVVLNNAAGNFISPTERLSTNAFNTVLDIVLKGTSQVTLTAGKSWIERKQKGAFLNIVTTYAWTGSGYVVPSAAAKAGVLALTRSLAVEWAKYGIRSNAIAPGPFPTEGAWSRLLPGDLVKKFDPAKKVPVGRVGEHQELANLAAYLVSDFSSYVNGEVITIDGGEWLKGAGEFNNLDQIPEEMWDMMEVSRGKKH, from the coding sequence ATGAATTATTTAGATGGCATGCTCAAAGAAGGAGCCTTAAAAGGAAAGAATATTCTCATTACAGGAGGAGGAACTGGATTGGGGAAATCAATGGGAGAGTATTTTTTGGAATTAGGGGCGAATCTGGTGATTACTTCGAGAAAGCTGGAGATACTTCAGGAAACTGCAAATGAAATGATGTCTCAAAAAGGAGGGAAGGTAATTCCTTTGGCTTGTGATGTCCGGGATATTGAACAGGTTGAAGCCATGTGGACTGCTGCATTGGTAGAACTGGGGCAGATCGATGTGGTCTTAAACAATGCCGCAGGAAATTTTATCAGCCCCACAGAAAGGTTGTCAACCAACGCATTTAATACCGTATTGGATATTGTACTGAAAGGCACCTCTCAAGTGACTTTAACAGCAGGAAAAAGTTGGATTGAGCGTAAGCAAAAAGGAGCATTCTTGAATATTGTGACCACTTATGCCTGGACAGGTTCCGGTTATGTTGTTCCATCCGCAGCAGCAAAAGCAGGAGTTCTAGCTTTGACGAGATCTTTGGCGGTGGAATGGGCAAAGTATGGAATCCGCTCCAATGCCATTGCCCCTGGCCCATTTCCGACAGAAGGAGCTTGGAGTAGGTTGTTGCCTGGTGATTTGGTAAAGAAATTTGATCCCGCTAAAAAAGTGCCTGTTGGTAGAGTGGGAGAACATCAGGAGTTAGCCAATTTAGCAGCTTATTTAGTTTCTGATTTTTCGTCTTATGTCAATGGGGAGGTAATCACCATTGATGGTGGTGAGTGGCTAAAAGGTGCAGGGGAGTTTAATAATTTGGACCAAATCCCTGAGGAAATGTGGGACATGATGGAAGTGTCAAGAGGAAAAAAGCACTAA
- a CDS encoding biotin--[acetyl-CoA-carboxylase] ligase produces the protein MYKILANTIFLGKDVHFLPDCHSTNDIALQMVRLRQVSEGSIIICGHQTKGKGQRGNVWESEAGKNLTFSLVLKPDFLDITDQFLLNMSIANGVRIFLEDYLPVVKVKWPNDILIPGEGKIGGILIENTFSGNSWEHAIVGVGLNINQKSFFNSKATSLAKITENIFDLNELFRVLITRIEQSYLSLKRGKEKEIKNAYLTHLYLRDQRAPFESRGEKFWGEITGIDSFGKLNIRLDSGEIQTFDLKEVMFLE, from the coding sequence ATGTATAAAATTCTTGCCAACACCATTTTTTTAGGGAAAGATGTACATTTCCTGCCAGACTGTCACTCTACCAATGACATTGCATTACAGATGGTCAGGCTTCGTCAGGTTTCTGAAGGCAGTATCATCATCTGTGGTCATCAGACAAAAGGTAAAGGCCAGCGTGGGAATGTTTGGGAATCAGAAGCAGGGAAGAATCTTACGTTCTCTTTAGTTCTGAAACCTGATTTTTTGGATATAACAGACCAGTTCTTATTGAACATGAGTATAGCGAATGGAGTTCGTATTTTCTTAGAAGATTATTTACCAGTGGTAAAAGTGAAATGGCCAAATGACATTTTAATTCCAGGAGAAGGGAAAATAGGAGGGATTTTAATAGAAAATACCTTTTCCGGAAATTCTTGGGAACATGCCATTGTGGGCGTAGGCTTGAATATCAATCAAAAATCATTCTTTAACAGCAAGGCCACTTCCTTAGCTAAAATTACTGAAAACATTTTTGACCTAAATGAGCTTTTCAGAGTATTGATTACTAGAATCGAGCAAAGTTATTTGTCTTTGAAGCGCGGAAAGGAAAAGGAAATTAAGAACGCCTATCTAACCCATTTGTATCTAAGAGACCAACGTGCTCCATTTGAGTCGAGAGGAGAAAAGTTTTGGGGGGAGATTACTGGAATAGATTCATTCGGTAAGCTGAATATAAGGTTGGATTCCGGAGAAATTCAAACCTTCGATTTGAAGGAAGTGATGTTTTTGGAATAG